Proteins encoded within one genomic window of Prauserella marina:
- a CDS encoding FecCD family ABC transporter permease, which translates to MDVAARGRVPVPVLAFLLTVALAGSVFLAIGLGSAVIAPGDTARYLWASLTGGVLPAEDATRYQIIWQIRTPRVLLAAVVGAGLAAVGVAIQALVRNALADPFILGVSSGGSAGAVAVSLFGALPVLGMHAVSAGAFAGALLATVLVYTIARTNSGVTPLRLVLTGVALSFGFQALMSVLIYFAPSGEATSMVLFWTMGSFGAATWGSLPVVSVIAVAGILVLYRFSRPLDVLSLGDESAVSMGVDAASTRRGLFAVTAVMTGAMVAVSGTIGFVGLVIPHVTRMLVGATHGRVLAIAPLLGAILMVWVDLLARTLVAPRELPLGVLTALIGVPVFIVLMRKRRYVFGGTS; encoded by the coding sequence GTGGACGTGGCCGCACGCGGGCGGGTACCGGTGCCAGTACTGGCCTTCCTGCTGACCGTCGCGCTGGCAGGATCGGTGTTCCTCGCGATCGGCCTCGGCTCGGCGGTGATCGCTCCCGGCGACACCGCTCGTTACCTGTGGGCGTCGTTGACGGGCGGCGTCCTGCCCGCCGAGGACGCGACGCGATACCAGATCATCTGGCAGATCCGCACTCCCCGCGTCCTGCTGGCCGCCGTCGTCGGCGCCGGACTGGCCGCCGTCGGGGTCGCGATCCAGGCTCTGGTGCGCAACGCGCTGGCTGATCCGTTCATCCTCGGGGTTTCCTCGGGAGGTTCGGCGGGCGCGGTGGCCGTTTCCCTGTTCGGCGCGCTCCCGGTGCTGGGCATGCACGCGGTGTCGGCAGGCGCGTTCGCGGGCGCGCTCCTTGCCACCGTCTTGGTCTACACCATTGCCCGCACCAACAGCGGCGTCACGCCACTGCGGCTCGTGCTCACCGGAGTCGCGCTCTCGTTCGGCTTCCAGGCCCTGATGAGCGTGCTGATCTACTTCGCGCCCTCCGGTGAGGCCACCAGCATGGTGCTGTTCTGGACCATGGGCTCCTTCGGCGCGGCGACGTGGGGCTCACTGCCCGTGGTGAGTGTCATCGCCGTCGCCGGAATCCTTGTCCTCTACCGCTTCAGCCGCCCGCTCGACGTGCTGAGCCTCGGCGACGAATCGGCCGTGTCGATGGGCGTCGACGCGGCGAGCACCCGGCGCGGGCTTTTCGCCGTCACCGCCGTGATGACCGGAGCGATGGTGGCGGTCAGCGGCACCATCGGATTCGTCGGCCTGGTGATCCCCCACGTCACCCGCATGCTGGTCGGCGCGACTCATGGCCGCGTGCTGGCGATCGCGCCGCTGCTCGGCGCGATTCTCATGGTGTGGGTCGACCTGCTCGCCCGCACTCTCGTCGCTCCGAGAGAACTTCCGCTCGGCGTGCTGACCGCGCTGATCGGCGTGCCCGTCTTCATCGTCCTCATGCGCAAGCGGCGCTATGTATTCGGAGGTACGTCGTGA
- a CDS encoding MFS transporter, with translation MADQAKTGQQATPDHRIVRALWPVLLAAVVSLFPFTIYSTFLVPIAEAVAADDAAVGALRGLGGVAALVTGIAIAPLLGRLPQHLTVTAGLGLLAVTSLLGSTGTYWALVVFCLGIGTATAVLTPALLTSATTAFPRTGDSGRAATLVTATQSLAAVLAGPVIGVMAFWRGWEGALWITAGLATAVAALFLRGRRDGPEPAEPVRYLKAFRQFGSRPDVLALIGIAALRTTSFMGYLSFLAAGYHDRFAMDASTFTLVWTLSGASFFAGNYLAGRWVRDGGFPAALLVAGLLGGLAAVLVVFTTTVLAIALAATVLMGFSHAIVAAVATSLIAHRAGPLAPAAFSLNAAGMSLGVFAGALIGGVGLGIAGNLGMACALAVPTVLALPLVRAVFAKSR, from the coding sequence ATGGCTGATCAGGCGAAGACAGGACAGCAGGCAACCCCCGATCACCGGATCGTCCGTGCACTGTGGCCGGTGCTGCTCGCGGCCGTGGTGAGCCTGTTCCCGTTCACGATCTACTCGACGTTTCTCGTTCCCATCGCCGAGGCCGTCGCCGCCGACGATGCTGCCGTCGGCGCGCTTCGCGGCCTCGGCGGCGTCGCCGCGCTCGTCACCGGCATCGCGATCGCGCCCCTGCTGGGTCGCCTGCCCCAGCACCTGACCGTCACGGCGGGGCTTGGCCTGCTGGCCGTGACGAGCCTGCTCGGCAGCACGGGCACGTACTGGGCACTCGTGGTCTTCTGTCTCGGCATCGGTACCGCCACCGCGGTGCTGACCCCGGCACTGCTGACGAGCGCGACCACGGCCTTTCCCCGCACCGGTGACAGCGGCAGAGCGGCGACGCTGGTGACGGCGACGCAGTCGCTGGCGGCGGTACTGGCAGGCCCCGTCATCGGCGTGATGGCGTTCTGGCGCGGCTGGGAAGGCGCGTTGTGGATCACGGCCGGGCTCGCGACGGCCGTCGCCGCGCTGTTCCTCCGCGGCAGGCGCGACGGGCCCGAGCCGGCCGAACCGGTGCGCTACCTGAAAGCGTTCCGGCAGTTCGGGTCACGGCCCGACGTACTCGCGCTCATCGGCATCGCGGCGCTGCGCACGACGTCCTTCATGGGCTACCTGTCGTTCCTGGCCGCCGGCTACCACGACCGGTTCGCGATGGACGCCTCCACGTTCACGCTCGTGTGGACACTCAGTGGCGCCTCGTTCTTCGCGGGCAACTACCTCGCCGGACGCTGGGTCAGGGACGGCGGCTTTCCCGCCGCGCTGCTCGTCGCTGGATTGCTGGGCGGACTTGCCGCGGTGCTCGTCGTGTTCACCACGACGGTACTGGCGATCGCGCTCGCCGCGACCGTGCTCATGGGGTTCAGCCACGCGATCGTCGCCGCGGTGGCCACGAGTCTCATCGCGCACAGGGCGGGGCCGCTCGCACCGGCCGCGTTCAGTCTCAACGCGGCCGGCATGAGCCTTGGCGTCTTCGCCGGAGCGCTCATCGGTGGCGTTGGCCTCGGTATCGCGGGGAACCTTGGAATGGCGTGCGCGCTCGCCGTGCCGACGGTGCTGGCTTTGCCGTTGGTCCGGGCCGTGTTCGCCAAGTCCCGCTGA
- a CDS encoding dipeptide ABC transporter ATP-binding protein yields the protein MTTQVAVTNALDVRELRVDTVAGSPVLKGVSYAIAPGEVLALVGESGSGKTTAGLAALGHFRRGLVSAGGTIVACARDGQPVDVLGLGDRERRAVRGHTLAYVPQDPALSLNPALRIGRQISEVLEVHDYGSSEEEREARVAEVLEEVGLPSDEAYRNRYPHQLSGGQQQRVGIAMAFACRPSVVVLDEPTTGLDVTTQTLVLRTVAALTAEHGVAALYITHDLAVVAAIADRVAVMRGGEIVESGTTEAVLRRPSHAYTRELVDAVPDLDGGGGLPVPDGATRTLRVTDLSVSYGENKVLRDVSLTVHSGECLLLLGESGSGKTTLSRSVAGLNEHHTGTVELHGTELAPSTRRRSADQLRAVQYVFQSPYSSLNPRRTIAQSVEVPLEMLTELDRAERRERVEVTLDRVRLSRELARRLPDQLSGGERQRAAIARALVTTPEVLLCDEVTSALDVSVQATIIDLLCELRAELGTAMVFVTHNIALARHVADRIAVLRGGELVETGAVDEVLRDPQHEYTRQLLANTPRM from the coding sequence ATGACGACGCAGGTCGCCGTCACCAACGCACTCGACGTTCGCGAACTGAGGGTGGATACCGTCGCGGGCTCGCCCGTGCTCAAAGGCGTCTCGTACGCGATCGCACCGGGTGAGGTGCTCGCGCTGGTCGGTGAGTCGGGCTCTGGCAAGACCACGGCGGGACTCGCCGCGCTCGGCCATTTCCGCAGGGGGCTCGTTTCCGCGGGCGGCACGATCGTGGCCTGCGCGAGGGACGGGCAGCCGGTGGACGTACTCGGCCTTGGCGACCGCGAGCGCAGGGCGGTGCGCGGGCACACGCTCGCCTACGTACCGCAGGATCCGGCGCTCTCGCTCAATCCCGCGCTGCGGATTGGCCGCCAGATCAGCGAAGTGCTGGAGGTGCACGACTACGGATCCTCCGAAGAGGAGCGCGAGGCGCGGGTCGCCGAGGTGCTGGAGGAGGTCGGGCTCCCGAGCGACGAGGCGTACCGGAACCGCTACCCGCACCAGCTTTCCGGCGGCCAGCAGCAGCGGGTTGGCATCGCCATGGCGTTCGCGTGCAGGCCCAGCGTCGTGGTACTCGACGAACCGACCACGGGCCTCGACGTGACGACGCAGACGCTCGTACTGCGCACCGTCGCCGCGCTGACCGCCGAACACGGTGTCGCCGCGCTTTACATCACGCACGACCTCGCCGTGGTGGCCGCCATCGCCGACCGGGTCGCCGTGATGCGCGGCGGCGAGATCGTGGAGAGCGGTACCACCGAAGCGGTGCTGCGCCGTCCTTCCCACGCCTACACGCGGGAACTCGTCGACGCGGTCCCGGATCTCGACGGTGGCGGGGGCCTTCCTGTCCCCGACGGTGCCACGCGGACACTGCGGGTCACGGACCTTTCGGTTTCCTACGGCGAGAACAAGGTGCTGCGGGACGTCTCCCTGACCGTCCACTCGGGAGAGTGCCTGCTGTTGCTCGGCGAGTCCGGATCGGGCAAGACGACGCTGTCGCGGTCCGTGGCCGGGCTCAACGAACACCACACCGGCACGGTGGAACTGCACGGTACGGAACTGGCGCCATCGACCCGGCGGCGTTCGGCCGATCAATTGCGCGCCGTGCAGTACGTGTTCCAGAGTCCATACTCGTCACTGAACCCCCGCCGCACCATCGCACAGTCGGTCGAGGTGCCGCTGGAGATGCTTACCGAGCTGGACAGGGCCGAGCGGCGGGAGCGAGTGGAGGTGACCCTGGACAGGGTCAGACTGAGCCGCGAGCTCGCGCGCAGGCTGCCCGATCAGCTCAGCGGTGGTGAACGTCAGCGGGCGGCGATCGCCAGGGCACTGGTCACCACCCCCGAGGTGTTGTTGTGCGACGAGGTCACCTCCGCGCTGGACGTCTCGGTGCAGGCGACCATCATCGACCTGCTGTGTGAGCTGAGAGCCGAGCTGGGTACCGCGATGGTCTTCGTGACGCACAACATCGCGCTGGCGCGGCACGTCGCCGACCGGATCGCGGTGCTCAGAGGCGGAGAGCTGGTCGAGACCGGCGCCGTCGACGAGGTGCTGCGCGATCCCCAGCACGAGTACACCCGCCAGTTGCTCGCCAACACACCGAGGATGTGA
- a CDS encoding ABC transporter substrate-binding protein — protein sequence MLNWTRHRRAAVAPVTAATLLLLTACGAQVQPQSGEGTGTTTVNRCGEPVEYTVPQRAVVYEGGSADKMFALGLTEHVHGYVMPPANPPVSESPWASEYEKVEFLSDDLLNRELVVDAGADFVVAGWNSGFSDSRGITPEILDTLGIQSFLHAESCFNYPGHPERHTPFDGLYTDLERLGEIFGVPDRASKLIAEYQDKVDAVREQAPGGDPVPVFLYDSGTDKPLSAASQVPPNDIIRIAGGTNIFGDVDARWFEASWEAVVEAQPEVVIILDYGDQPAEDKIAFLKNNPVTANIPAVEQDRFFVLDYNEAISSPRIVDGLEKFAEYLRDDVRHG from the coding sequence ATGTTGAACTGGACCCGACACCGGCGCGCCGCCGTGGCGCCGGTAACCGCAGCCACGCTGTTACTGCTCACCGCGTGCGGAGCGCAGGTGCAACCCCAGTCCGGTGAGGGCACCGGCACGACCACGGTGAACCGGTGCGGCGAGCCCGTCGAGTACACCGTTCCGCAGCGCGCCGTGGTGTACGAGGGAGGCAGCGCGGACAAGATGTTCGCGCTCGGCCTCACCGAGCACGTCCACGGCTACGTGATGCCACCGGCGAACCCTCCGGTGAGCGAGTCGCCGTGGGCCTCGGAGTACGAGAAGGTCGAGTTCCTTTCCGACGATCTGCTCAATCGCGAACTCGTCGTCGACGCCGGTGCCGATTTCGTCGTGGCAGGCTGGAACTCCGGGTTCTCCGATTCGCGCGGCATCACGCCGGAAATCCTCGACACACTCGGGATCCAGAGCTTCCTGCACGCCGAGTCCTGCTTCAACTACCCCGGCCATCCCGAACGGCACACCCCGTTCGACGGGCTCTACACCGACCTGGAACGGCTCGGCGAGATCTTCGGCGTTCCCGACCGCGCGTCGAAGCTGATCGCGGAGTATCAGGACAAGGTCGACGCGGTCCGCGAGCAGGCACCCGGCGGCGACCCGGTGCCGGTTTTCCTCTACGACTCGGGAACGGACAAGCCGCTGTCGGCGGCGAGCCAGGTTCCGCCGAACGACATCATCCGGATTGCCGGTGGTACCAACATCTTCGGCGACGTCGACGCCAGGTGGTTCGAGGCGAGCTGGGAAGCCGTCGTCGAGGCCCAGCCCGAGGTCGTCATCATCCTCGACTACGGCGACCAGCCCGCCGAGGACAAGATCGCGTTTCTCAAGAACAACCCCGTCACGGCGAACATCCCCGCCGTCGAGCAGGACCGGTTCTTCGTACTCGACTACAACGAGGCGATCTCCAGTCCGCGAATCGTCGACGGGCTTGAGAAGTTCGCCGAGTACCTGCGCGACGATGTCCGGCATGGCTGA
- a CDS encoding serine hydrolase domain-containing protein, with amino-acid sequence MPVTGTTLPGFERVRDVFEDVVAGSRGGAGFSVVRRGEVLVDLWGGLADPERGKPWREDTLCVLFSGTKGVVAAAVAALGVLDPDVEVCQYWPGFTEGVLVHHVLDHTAGLPYVDGAHDLLDSRTCADLLARQDPLWTPGSRVAYHALTYGYLVDELLRRTTGKSAGELVAEVLAGPHELDLHLGTPAALDQRVALLRRAPDYRISTFLDDPDRRRIVERMYSGLLDSDELINSVRYRRAGLAAGGATGTARAMATLYALLADDRIGSPDALARATRTWSRGTDVINDRPVHFGLGFELADSIGTYGPAANAFGHSGAGGGRNGAWPDAGIGFSFVSNEMRAENADGRADRLLAAVHEAL; translated from the coding sequence ATGCCGGTCACCGGAACGACCCTGCCCGGTTTCGAAAGGGTCCGGGACGTCTTCGAAGACGTCGTCGCCGGAAGCCGTGGCGGCGCGGGGTTTTCCGTAGTGCGGCGCGGCGAAGTGCTTGTGGACCTGTGGGGAGGGCTCGCCGATCCTGAGCGCGGGAAGCCGTGGCGGGAGGACACGCTGTGCGTGTTGTTCTCCGGAACCAAAGGGGTGGTGGCCGCCGCCGTCGCCGCGCTCGGGGTGCTCGACCCGGACGTCGAGGTGTGCCAGTACTGGCCGGGCTTCACCGAGGGCGTACTGGTGCACCACGTACTCGACCACACCGCCGGACTGCCCTATGTGGATGGTGCGCACGATCTTCTCGACAGCAGGACGTGCGCTGACCTGCTCGCTCGTCAGGATCCACTGTGGACTCCGGGGAGCAGGGTCGCCTACCACGCGCTGACCTACGGCTACCTCGTGGACGAGTTGCTGCGCAGGACGACGGGCAAATCCGCCGGTGAGCTGGTCGCCGAGGTGCTTGCCGGGCCGCACGAGCTGGATCTGCACCTCGGCACCCCCGCCGCGCTCGACCAACGCGTCGCCTTGCTCCGGCGGGCGCCGGACTACCGGATCAGCACGTTCCTGGACGACCCTGACCGGCGCCGGATCGTCGAGCGGATGTACTCAGGGTTGCTCGACTCCGACGAGCTGATCAACTCGGTCAGGTATCGCAGAGCCGGGCTTGCCGCCGGTGGCGCGACCGGCACGGCGCGGGCGATGGCCACGCTCTACGCGCTGCTCGCCGACGACCGTATCGGTTCACCTGACGCGCTCGCGCGCGCCACCCGAACCTGGTCGCGGGGAACCGACGTGATCAACGACCGACCGGTCCACTTCGGACTCGGATTCGAGCTTGCCGATTCCATCGGCACCTACGGTCCGGCCGCGAACGCCTTCGGGCATTCGGGCGCGGGCGGAGGGCGCAACGGGGCATGGCCCGACGCCGGGATCGGATTTTCGTTCGTCAGCAACGAGATGCGGGCCGAAAACGCGGACGGAAGAGCCGACCGGCTGCTCGCCGCCGTGCACGAGGCGCTGTGA
- a CDS encoding metal ABC transporter ATP-binding protein, which produces MTRAIDIDGVTVHYGDVLALDNVSLTLASGTVCGLIGVNGSGKSTLFKTIMGLIRPDTGTVRVNGGSPALARRDSAIGYVPQSENVDWAFPMSVRDVVLTGRYGKLGFTRRPRRADHTAVDEALERVDLAELAGRQIGRLSGGQRKRAFVARGIAQGARVLLLDEPFAGVDKRSEATITRLLRELAATGATVLVSTHDLHALPELADEAVLLMRSVLARGNPGEVLRPENLALAFGMRAREGEPA; this is translated from the coding sequence ATCACCAGAGCCATAGACATCGACGGCGTCACCGTGCACTACGGCGACGTCCTCGCACTCGACAACGTGAGCCTGACGCTGGCGAGCGGCACGGTGTGCGGGCTCATCGGCGTGAACGGCTCAGGCAAGTCGACGCTGTTCAAGACCATCATGGGGCTGATCCGCCCTGACACCGGCACGGTGCGGGTCAACGGCGGCTCCCCCGCCCTCGCGCGCAGGGACAGCGCGATCGGTTACGTTCCGCAGAGCGAGAACGTCGACTGGGCGTTCCCGATGTCGGTGCGGGACGTGGTGCTGACCGGACGCTACGGGAAGCTGGGATTCACGCGGCGGCCACGGCGGGCCGACCACACCGCCGTCGACGAGGCGCTTGAGCGGGTCGATCTCGCCGAACTGGCCGGACGACAGATCGGGCGGTTGTCCGGCGGGCAGCGCAAACGGGCGTTCGTCGCCCGCGGTATCGCGCAGGGCGCGCGGGTGCTGCTGCTCGACGAGCCTTTCGCCGGAGTCGACAAGCGCTCCGAGGCCACGATCACCCGGCTGCTGCGGGAACTGGCCGCCACCGGGGCCACCGTCCTCGTCTCCACCCACGACCTGCACGCCCTGCCGGAGCTCGCCGACGAGGCGGTGCTGCTGATGCGGTCCGTACTGGCCCGTGGAAACCCCGGCGAGGTACTGCGGCCGGAAAACCTCGCACTGGCCTTCGGAATGCGGGCGCGGGAAGGGGAACCCGCGTGA
- a CDS encoding MerR family transcriptional regulator — protein MAWSTREVAQLAGTTLRAVRHYHEVGLLDEPERAANGYKRYGVAHLVRILRIKRLTALGFSLSRIADMGEAEEHSPEALDALDEELAATIERLQRVRAEIAVLRRNGAPTDLPPELATVAEDAELDSPGRALLTVMAQVVSPSTINAYTNLLRTEPSGPETAEFDALPADADESTRQELALRLVAYGRELRARHPELREPLASEPSGPHDAARTIDVAINELYNAAQRDVLLRVRRLRADTDEPG, from the coding sequence TTGGCCTGGAGCACGCGCGAGGTGGCGCAGCTCGCCGGTACGACCCTGCGGGCAGTGCGGCACTACCACGAGGTCGGCCTGCTCGACGAGCCGGAACGCGCCGCCAACGGCTACAAACGCTACGGCGTCGCGCACCTCGTGCGGATCCTGCGGATCAAACGCCTCACCGCGCTCGGGTTCTCGCTTTCCCGGATCGCCGACATGGGCGAGGCCGAAGAGCACTCCCCGGAAGCACTCGACGCGCTGGACGAGGAGCTGGCCGCGACGATCGAGCGGCTACAGCGCGTGCGTGCCGAGATCGCCGTGCTCAGGCGGAACGGCGCGCCCACCGACCTGCCGCCCGAGCTCGCCACCGTGGCCGAGGACGCCGAGCTGGACAGCCCCGGCCGCGCGTTGCTCACCGTGATGGCGCAGGTGGTCAGCCCGTCGACGATCAACGCCTACACGAACCTGCTGCGGACGGAGCCGAGCGGGCCCGAGACCGCCGAGTTCGACGCGCTTCCCGCCGACGCCGACGAGAGCACTCGGCAGGAGCTGGCGCTGCGGCTCGTCGCCTACGGCCGCGAACTGCGCGCGCGGCACCCGGAGCTGCGGGAACCGCTAGCCTCCGAACCCAGCGGGCCGCACGATGCCGCACGCACCATCGACGTGGCGATCAACGAGCTCTACAACGCGGCACAACGGGATGTGCTGCTGCGGGTCCGGCGTCTGCGCGCGGACACCGACGAACCCGGCTGA
- a CDS encoding ABC transporter ATP-binding protein translates to MTELRLEELSVHIGDRQIVRELSIEARSGEVIGLIGPNGSGKSTALRCVYRALTPSGGVVRVDGDDVTGLSARAAARRVAALTQEGTADLDFTVAELVALGRAPHQRGNSPLTEDERELCRTAMIRTDVLHLAERGVLGLSGGERQRVMLARALVQQPEILVLDEPTNHLDLRHQLAILSQLRTANLTIVVVLHDLNLAAAACDRLALLSEGRLVAVGTPPEVLTTERIARVYGVEVIVTDHPLTGDPQILFTLDAPERAVALSNPEGHPGC, encoded by the coding sequence GTGACCGAGCTGCGCCTCGAAGAGCTGTCCGTGCACATCGGCGACCGGCAGATCGTGCGGGAGCTGAGCATCGAAGCCCGCTCCGGCGAGGTCATCGGGCTGATCGGGCCGAACGGTTCCGGCAAATCGACCGCGCTGCGCTGTGTGTACCGGGCACTGACCCCGAGCGGTGGCGTGGTGCGGGTGGACGGCGACGACGTCACCGGATTGTCCGCGCGGGCCGCCGCCAGGCGGGTCGCCGCACTCACCCAGGAGGGCACGGCCGACCTCGATTTCACCGTCGCCGAACTGGTCGCGCTCGGCCGCGCTCCCCATCAGCGCGGCAACAGCCCGCTGACCGAGGACGAGCGGGAGCTGTGCAGGACGGCGATGATCCGGACCGACGTACTGCACCTCGCCGAGCGGGGCGTACTCGGCCTGTCCGGGGGTGAACGGCAACGGGTCATGCTCGCCCGCGCTCTGGTGCAGCAGCCGGAAATCCTGGTGCTCGACGAGCCGACCAACCACCTCGACCTGCGCCACCAGCTCGCGATACTGAGCCAGTTGCGGACGGCGAACCTGACGATCGTCGTCGTTCTGCACGACCTGAATCTGGCCGCCGCGGCGTGCGACCGGCTCGCGCTGCTGTCCGAGGGCCGCCTCGTCGCCGTCGGCACCCCGCCGGAAGTCCTCACGACCGAGCGCATCGCACGCGTGTACGGCGTCGAGGTCATCGTCACCGATCACCCGCTGACCGGCGACCCGCAGATCCTGTTCACCCTCGACGCCCCTGAGCGGGCCGTCGCCCTCTCGAACCCGGAAGGACACCCTGGATGTTGA
- a CDS encoding metal ABC transporter permease translates to MSLHELLLEPLGFEFMVRALITTVVAAVVCAVLSCWLVLIGWSLMGDAVSHAVLPGVVLAYLVGAPFALGAVVFGFLAVGLIGLVGNTSRVKEDAAIGIVFTTLFALGLVLISVTPSQTDLNHIIFGNLLGVDTADVIQICVLGAIALTALVLKRRDFTLYAFDPTHAHAIGLNPRLLGAALLGLLALTSVVALQVVGVILVVAMLIIPGATAYLLTDRFGHMVVIAPAFSAIAAVTGLYLSYHLDTASGGMIVLVQGAGFVLAYLFGPRHGIVAKSVAAGRRRKRLASDRA, encoded by the coding sequence GTGAGCCTCCACGAGCTCCTGCTCGAACCGCTCGGCTTCGAATTCATGGTGAGGGCGCTGATCACGACCGTGGTCGCCGCCGTGGTCTGTGCCGTCCTTTCCTGCTGGCTGGTACTCATCGGCTGGTCGCTGATGGGGGACGCGGTCTCGCACGCCGTGCTGCCCGGCGTGGTGCTGGCCTACCTGGTCGGCGCGCCGTTCGCACTGGGCGCCGTTGTCTTCGGGTTTCTCGCCGTCGGGCTGATCGGCCTCGTCGGCAACACCAGCAGGGTCAAGGAGGACGCGGCCATCGGCATCGTGTTCACCACGCTGTTCGCGCTGGGTCTCGTGCTGATCTCGGTGACGCCGAGCCAGACCGACCTCAACCACATCATTTTCGGCAACCTGCTCGGCGTCGACACCGCCGACGTGATCCAGATTTGCGTGCTCGGCGCGATCGCGCTCACCGCGCTGGTACTCAAACGCCGCGACTTCACCCTGTACGCCTTCGATCCGACGCACGCGCACGCCATCGGCCTCAATCCCCGGCTGCTCGGCGCGGCGCTGCTCGGCCTGCTCGCGCTGACCTCGGTGGTCGCGCTTCAGGTGGTCGGAGTGATCCTGGTGGTGGCGATGCTCATCATTCCCGGCGCGACGGCTTACCTGCTGACCGACCGGTTCGGGCACATGGTCGTGATCGCACCCGCGTTCTCCGCGATCGCGGCGGTGACCGGGCTCTATCTGAGCTACCACCTCGACACCGCCTCCGGCGGGATGATCGTGCTCGTGCAGGGAGCGGGTTTCGTGCTGGCCTACCTTTTCGGGCCACGGCACGGGATCGTCGCCAAGAGCGTCGCCGCAGGACGGCGGCGCAAGCGCCTCGCCTCCGACCGCGCCTGA
- a CDS encoding metal ABC transporter substrate-binding protein, with protein MSNLWRTLCVATSSVLLLAGCGQASGGDDGKPVVLTTFTVLADIASNVAGDALQVESITKAGAEIHGYEPTPSDIKKAAKADLILDNGLNLEAWFERFVAETDAPHVVASDGVEPIDIAGDAYQGTPNPHAWMSPDNAEIYVDNMVTAFGELAPEHAEDFAANGEEYKRELQQVRDQLTGSLAALPENERALVTCEGAFSYLARDAGLAEHYIWPVNAEQQATPQQITRTIEFVERNGVPAVFCESTVSDAPMRQVVSATGATFGGLLYVDSLSGPDGPVPTYLDLLRHDADTIVGALTGTSS; from the coding sequence GTGTCGAACTTGTGGCGAACCCTCTGCGTCGCGACCTCGTCGGTACTCCTGCTGGCCGGATGCGGTCAGGCAAGCGGAGGCGACGACGGAAAACCGGTGGTACTGACGACGTTCACCGTCCTCGCCGACATCGCATCGAACGTCGCGGGCGACGCTCTCCAGGTCGAGTCGATCACCAAGGCAGGCGCCGAGATCCACGGATACGAGCCGACCCCCTCCGACATCAAGAAGGCGGCCAAAGCCGACCTCATCCTCGACAACGGCCTGAACCTCGAAGCGTGGTTCGAGCGATTCGTCGCCGAGACCGACGCGCCGCACGTGGTCGCCAGCGACGGTGTCGAACCGATCGACATCGCGGGCGACGCCTACCAGGGCACCCCGAACCCGCACGCGTGGATGTCGCCGGACAACGCGGAAATCTACGTCGACAACATGGTCACCGCCTTCGGCGAGCTCGCTCCCGAGCACGCCGAGGACTTCGCGGCCAACGGCGAGGAGTACAAGCGCGAACTCCAGCAGGTTCGGGACCAGCTGACCGGCTCGCTGGCCGCGCTGCCCGAGAACGAACGCGCGCTGGTCACGTGTGAGGGCGCGTTCTCCTATCTCGCCCGTGACGCGGGACTGGCCGAGCACTACATCTGGCCGGTGAACGCCGAGCAGCAGGCGACACCGCAACAGATCACCAGGACCATCGAGTTCGTCGAACGAAACGGGGTCCCCGCCGTGTTCTGCGAATCGACCGTGTCGGACGCGCCAATGCGACAGGTCGTCTCCGCCACCGGTGCCACGTTCGGCGGCCTGCTCTACGTCGACTCACTGTCCGGCCCCGACGGCCCGGTGCCGACCTACCTCGACCTCCTCCGCCACGACGCCGACACCATCGTCGGCGCGCTCACCGGGACGTCCTCGTGA